Proteins from a genomic interval of Desulfovibrio piger:
- a CDS encoding 3-isopropylmalate dehydratase small subunit, with product MNYKGTAHKVGEHIDTDAIIPARFLVTSDAKELGANCMAGLEPDWVKRVKPGDIMVAGRNFGCGSSREHAPIAILGAGMPVVIGHSFARIFYRNAFNMGLLLMEVGDDVDKINDGDELEVDAATGVIRDLTNGAEIQCPPLPASMAAILAKGGLVNYVKERLAAKG from the coding sequence ATGAATTACAAAGGTACGGCCCACAAGGTGGGCGAACATATCGATACCGACGCCATCATCCCGGCCCGCTTCCTGGTGACCTCTGACGCCAAGGAACTGGGCGCCAACTGCATGGCCGGTCTGGAACCTGACTGGGTCAAGCGCGTGAAGCCCGGCGACATCATGGTGGCCGGCCGCAACTTCGGCTGCGGCTCCTCCCGCGAGCACGCCCCCATCGCCATCCTGGGCGCGGGCATGCCCGTGGTCATCGGCCACAGCTTTGCCCGCATCTTCTACCGCAACGCCTTCAACATGGGCCTGCTGCTCATGGAAGTGGGCGACGACGTGGACAAGATCAATGACGGCGACGAGCTGGAAGTGGATGCCGCCACCGGTGTCATCCGCGACCTGACCAACGGCGCCGAGATCCAGTGCCCGCCCCTGCCGGCCTCCATGGCCGCCATCCTGGCCAAGGGCGGCCTGGTCAACTATGTGAAGGAACGTCTGGCCGCCAAGGGCTAG
- a CDS encoding 3-isopropylmalate dehydratase large subunit, with the protein MPQTLAQKILQAHTDDVIERDGQIVQCRLSLVLANDITGPLAIKSFKGMGASRVFDKDKIALVMDHFTPQKDIASANQVMISRQFAQEQGITHYYEGGDCGVEHTLLPERGLVGPGDVVIGADSHTCTYGGIGAFATGMGSTDIAAGMALGETWIKVPPTIRVNINGQMPKWLRGKDLMLLLIKTIGVDGALYKALEFGGSVIDALPVEGRLTMANMAIEAGGKVGLFAVDELTRQYCAEHGRPGVTMSLAADEGAVYERVVDIDVTGQEPVVACPHLPSNVKNVSELKDLSVQQVVVGSCTNGRISDMRDAAEILRGRKVAKGVRCIILPSTPAVWKQCLKEGLMEVFMDAGCIVGPCTCGPCLGGHMGILGDGERAVATTNRNFRGRMGSLDSEVYLSSPVVAAASAVAGCIAGPDQL; encoded by the coding sequence ATGCCTCAGACGCTTGCGCAAAAGATCCTGCAAGCCCACACCGACGACGTCATCGAGCGCGACGGACAGATCGTCCAGTGCCGCCTGTCCCTGGTGCTGGCCAATGACATCACCGGCCCCCTGGCCATCAAATCCTTCAAGGGCATGGGCGCCAGCCGCGTGTTCGACAAGGACAAGATCGCCCTGGTCATGGACCACTTCACGCCCCAGAAGGACATCGCCTCGGCCAACCAGGTGATGATCAGCCGCCAGTTCGCCCAGGAGCAGGGCATCACCCACTACTACGAAGGCGGCGACTGCGGCGTGGAACACACCCTGCTGCCCGAACGCGGCCTGGTGGGCCCCGGTGACGTGGTCATCGGCGCGGACAGCCACACCTGCACCTACGGCGGCATCGGCGCCTTCGCCACGGGCATGGGCTCCACCGACATCGCCGCCGGCATGGCCCTGGGCGAGACCTGGATCAAGGTGCCCCCGACCATCCGCGTGAACATCAACGGCCAGATGCCCAAGTGGCTGCGCGGCAAGGACTTGATGCTGCTGCTCATCAAGACCATCGGCGTGGACGGTGCCCTGTACAAGGCCCTGGAATTCGGTGGTTCCGTCATCGATGCCCTGCCTGTGGAAGGCCGTCTGACCATGGCCAACATGGCCATCGAAGCCGGCGGCAAGGTGGGCCTGTTCGCCGTGGACGAGCTCACCCGCCAGTACTGCGCCGAGCACGGCCGTCCCGGCGTGACCATGAGCCTGGCCGCTGACGAAGGCGCCGTGTACGAGCGCGTGGTGGATATCGACGTGACCGGCCAGGAACCCGTGGTGGCCTGTCCGCACCTGCCCTCCAACGTGAAGAACGTTTCCGAGCTCAAGGACCTGTCCGTGCAGCAGGTGGTGGTGGGCTCCTGCACCAACGGCCGCATCAGCGACATGCGCGATGCCGCCGAGATCCTGCGCGGCCGCAAGGTGGCCAAGGGCGTACGCTGCATCATCCTGCCCTCCACCCCCGCCGTGTGGAAGCAGTGCCTCAAGGAAGGCCTGATGGAAGTCTTCATGGATGCCGGCTGCATCGTGGGCCCCTGCACCTGCGGTCCCTGCCTGGGCGGCCACATGGGCATCCTGGGCGACGGCGAACGCGCCGTGGCCACCACCAACCGCAACTTCCGCGGCCGTATGGGCAGCCTGGATTCCGAAGTCTACCTGTCCAGCCCCGTGGTGGCGGCCGCCAGTGCCGTGGCGGGCTGCATCGCCGGCCCTGACCAGCTCTAA
- a CDS encoding 2-isopropylmalate synthase, translating to MSNRVFFFDTTLRDGEQSPGATMNLQEKLRIAHQLEVLGVDIMEAGFPASSQGDFESVQRIARQAKSIQVAGLCRCMDSDIDRCWEAVKDAKNPRIHTFLSTSPLHMKYKLRKDPEVVLQMIEAGVRRCAGYTDNVEFSAEDASRSERDFLCRVVETAIKAGATTINLPDTVGYAQPQEFADLIRYVIENTPNSDKAIFSVHCHNDLGLAVANTLAALSVGARQAEVTISGIGERAGNAALEELAMALRVRKDCYGLEHGIVTEQLYPSCRLLSMTIGQPIPNNKAIVGANAFAHESGIHQDGMLKNRETYEIMTPQSVGRNESNLVIGKHSGRNAVRNKFESLGYSLDDDQLQIVFEAVKALADRKKTLHDDDLMALVQEEVYRMPDLYRLRHVSVQSSDAGGVPPTAAVLMDVDGMEKSGAGFGVGPVDAIFNVINDMLGREPQLEQYAVNAVTGGTDALGEVTVRLREGEFSAVGRGAHPDILVATARAYVNALNHLAKKEKEGERLHCQHS from the coding sequence ATGTCCAACCGCGTGTTCTTTTTTGACACCACCCTGCGTGACGGCGAACAGTCGCCGGGCGCGACCATGAACCTTCAGGAAAAGCTCCGTATTGCCCACCAGCTCGAAGTGCTGGGCGTGGACATTATGGAAGCCGGTTTCCCCGCCTCCAGCCAGGGGGATTTCGAGTCCGTGCAGCGTATCGCCCGGCAGGCGAAATCCATCCAGGTGGCCGGTCTGTGCCGCTGCATGGACAGCGACATCGACCGCTGCTGGGAGGCTGTGAAGGACGCCAAGAATCCCCGCATCCATACCTTCCTTTCCACTTCGCCCCTGCACATGAAGTACAAGCTGCGCAAGGACCCCGAAGTGGTGCTGCAGATGATCGAAGCCGGGGTGCGCCGCTGCGCCGGGTACACCGACAACGTGGAGTTCTCCGCCGAGGACGCCTCCCGTTCCGAACGTGACTTCCTCTGCCGCGTGGTGGAGACTGCCATCAAGGCCGGTGCCACCACCATCAACCTGCCCGACACCGTGGGCTATGCCCAGCCGCAGGAATTCGCCGACCTCATCCGCTACGTCATCGAGAACACGCCCAACAGCGACAAGGCCATCTTCAGCGTGCACTGCCACAACGACCTGGGCCTGGCCGTGGCCAACACCCTGGCCGCCCTCAGCGTGGGTGCCCGTCAGGCCGAGGTGACCATCAGCGGCATCGGCGAGCGCGCGGGCAACGCCGCCCTCGAAGAGCTGGCCATGGCCCTGCGCGTGCGCAAGGACTGCTACGGTCTGGAGCACGGCATCGTCACCGAGCAGCTCTATCCTTCCTGCCGTCTGCTCTCCATGACCATCGGTCAGCCCATCCCCAACAACAAGGCCATCGTGGGCGCCAACGCCTTTGCCCATGAGTCCGGCATCCATCAGGACGGCATGCTCAAGAACCGCGAGACCTACGAGATCATGACCCCGCAGTCCGTGGGCCGCAACGAGAGCAACCTCGTCATCGGCAAGCATTCCGGCCGTAATGCCGTGCGCAACAAGTTCGAGAGCCTGGGCTACAGCCTGGATGACGACCAGCTGCAGATCGTCTTCGAAGCCGTCAAGGCCCTGGCCGACCGCAAGAAGACCCTGCACGACGATGACCTCATGGCCCTGGTGCAGGAAGAAGTCTACCGCATGCCCGACCTGTACCGCCTGCGCCATGTGAGCGTGCAGAGCTCCGACGCCGGCGGCGTGCCGCCCACGGCGGCCGTGCTCATGGACGTGGACGGCATGGAAAAGAGCGGCGCCGGTTTCGGCGTGGGCCCCGTGGACGCCATCTTCAATGTCATCAACGACATGCTGGGCCGTGAACCTCAGCTTGAGCAGTATGCGGTCAACGCCGTCACCGGCGGCACCGACGCCCTGGGCGAAGTGACCGTGCGCCTGCGCGAAGGCGAGTTCTCGGCTGTGGGCCGCGGCGCCCATCCCGACATCCTGGTGGCCACGGCGCGTGCCTATGTGAACGCCCTCAACCATCTGGCCAAGAAGGAAAAGGAAGGCGAGCGTCTGCACTGCCAGCACAGCTAG
- the pssA gene encoding CDP-diacylglycerol--serine O-phosphatidyltransferase, translated as MVVDTQPQEKKLPVHKSIYLLPNLITSLSMFMGFLSMVWAVQSRFEEAGLAIVLSALLDGMDGKVARLTHTASEFGVQYDSLADLIAFGLAPAFLLWQWQLESLGRFGVVVAFLFAACGALRLARFNISTAVTGKRFFIGLPIPAAGCTVVAFLYFAGILPEFFLPALPYVSIVIALGLGVLMVSRVRYFSFKEYDFLRAHPVRYLLAVMVIFGLVYAQPRLFGFLLCAVYICGGLYYSFVILPRRNRQLLRALNLQDEEKAA; from the coding sequence ATGGTTGTGGACACCCAGCCGCAAGAAAAAAAACTGCCCGTACACAAGAGCATCTACCTCCTGCCCAACCTCATCACGTCGTTGAGCATGTTCATGGGCTTTTTGTCCATGGTCTGGGCTGTGCAGTCCCGTTTTGAAGAAGCGGGTCTGGCCATCGTGCTGTCCGCTCTGCTGGACGGCATGGACGGCAAGGTGGCTCGCCTGACCCATACGGCCAGCGAATTCGGTGTCCAGTATGACTCCCTGGCCGACCTCATCGCCTTCGGTCTTGCTCCGGCCTTCCTGCTCTGGCAGTGGCAGCTGGAGAGCCTGGGCCGCTTCGGCGTGGTGGTGGCCTTCCTCTTTGCCGCCTGCGGCGCCCTGCGTCTGGCCCGCTTCAACATCAGCACGGCCGTGACCGGCAAACGCTTCTTCATCGGCCTGCCCATCCCCGCCGCGGGCTGTACGGTGGTGGCGTTCCTGTATTTCGCCGGTATCCTGCCGGAGTTCTTCCTGCCCGCCCTGCCCTATGTCAGCATCGTCATCGCGCTGGGCCTGGGCGTGCTCATGGTGAGCCGCGTGCGCTACTTCTCCTTCAAGGAGTATGATTTTCTGCGTGCCCATCCGGTGCGCTATCTGCTGGCCGTCATGGTCATCTTTGGGCTTGTCTACGCCCAGCCGCGCCTGTTCGGCTTCCTGCTCTGCGCCGTCTACATCTGTGGCGGCCTCTACTACTCTTTTGTCATTCTGCCCCGTCGTAACCGTCAGCTACTACGCGCCCTGAATCTGCAGGACGAGGAGAAAGCTGCGTAA
- a CDS encoding phosphatidylserine decarboxylase family protein, with product MRPASCGITPEGWPTIGITALTALVFACLGWPVPAVLALALCWFAFHFFRDPERVVPTAPGLAVSPADGRVIRIERKPDPLTGDERTCISIFMNVFSVHVNRSPVTGVVEQIRYWPGKFVNAAYDKAATDNERCGYLLRGEDGAAWTMVQIAGLIARRIVCRMSEGDALERGQRYGMIRFGSRVDLYLPEGYVPSVNIGEQVFAGQSTLATRN from the coding sequence ATGCGCCCTGCTTCTTGCGGCATCACCCCCGAAGGCTGGCCCACCATCGGCATCACGGCCCTGACGGCCCTTGTTTTCGCCTGCCTCGGCTGGCCGGTCCCCGCTGTCCTGGCTCTGGCCCTGTGCTGGTTCGCCTTCCACTTTTTCCGTGACCCCGAACGTGTGGTGCCCACCGCGCCCGGCCTGGCCGTCAGCCCCGCCGATGGCCGCGTCATCCGCATCGAGCGCAAGCCCGATCCCCTGACCGGTGACGAACGCACCTGCATCAGCATCTTCATGAACGTGTTCAGCGTGCATGTGAACCGCTCGCCCGTGACCGGCGTGGTGGAGCAGATCCGCTACTGGCCGGGCAAGTTCGTCAACGCCGCCTACGACAAGGCCGCCACCGACAACGAACGCTGCGGCTACCTGCTGCGCGGCGAAGACGGCGCCGCCTGGACCATGGTGCAGATCGCCGGGCTCATCGCCCGCCGCATCGTCTGCCGTATGTCCGAAGGCGATGCCCTGGAGCGCGGCCAGCGCTACGGCATGATCCGCTTCGGTTCGCGTGTTGACCTTTACCTGCCCGAAGGCTATGTTCCCTCTGTGAACATCGGCGAGCAGGTCTTTGCAGGCCAGAGCACGCTTGCCACCAGAAACTGA
- a CDS encoding GGDEF domain-containing protein codes for MIGFIRNKPLPARRYLVLLVLPSCLMLLLTVAVLWPCLANFRTTVKTLRDVRLPAILEAQRTRTNLSMLRKHLVIIYLAEAPLERRRARLHAQALLAGMAHDPSPVAPEVLALGPRIRQLYVSRMEADKGLSRLHRHEMEMMLALNSLEQVTGRKMAGEVIFSHTGRDGTRHGRMAFEKMQRLLAPVEQMCAGSEEFRDICDQFGKHKRALGETWREKLAIDAQARALWRPLEDELLRLVNVVSSCEVQRSLENTESLSEAADYIVWSIFLFTLGLLAFLLVLLLLLRRDLLRPLVRIAGNLSRLRDGMQPEPIPAVRITELQEVVDIVPDIGGYLGSLRERSCRLEEEKDAYARMSLMDSLTGIPNRRALDMRLADLAELRQAASLIMLDVDLFKIYNDTLGHQEGDACLHRVAQAMRDGLRGGDCEIFRYGGEEFAVVLDEVSPEHALHVAERLRQTVEQLGIPHPGSPAGHVTLSLGVAAVEVLTPETLPRLLETADSALLSAKEHGRNGVHLAGELVKKSACLAAGDRL; via the coding sequence ATGATCGGCTTTATCCGCAACAAACCTTTGCCGGCCCGCCGCTACCTGGTCCTGCTGGTGCTGCCCTCGTGCCTGATGCTCCTGCTGACGGTGGCTGTGCTCTGGCCCTGTCTTGCCAACTTCCGCACCACTGTGAAGACCTTGCGGGACGTCCGGCTGCCCGCGATCCTGGAAGCCCAGCGCACCCGGACCAACCTGAGCATGCTGCGCAAGCATCTGGTCATCATCTATCTGGCCGAGGCCCCTCTGGAACGGCGGCGGGCCCGTCTGCATGCCCAGGCCCTGCTGGCCGGCATGGCCCATGATCCCTCGCCCGTGGCTCCTGAAGTCCTGGCGCTGGGGCCGCGCATCCGGCAGCTCTATGTGAGCCGCATGGAGGCGGACAAGGGCCTTTCCCGGCTCCATCGCCACGAGATGGAGATGATGCTCGCCCTCAACAGTCTGGAACAGGTCACGGGGCGCAAGATGGCCGGGGAGGTGATCTTTTCCCATACCGGCCGGGACGGCACGCGTCATGGCCGGATGGCCTTTGAAAAGATGCAGCGCCTGCTGGCTCCGGTAGAGCAGATGTGCGCAGGATCGGAAGAGTTTCGGGACATCTGCGACCAGTTCGGGAAGCACAAGCGCGCTCTGGGCGAGACCTGGCGGGAAAAACTCGCTATCGACGCCCAGGCCCGCGCCCTCTGGCGGCCTTTGGAAGACGAGCTGCTGCGTCTGGTCAATGTGGTCTCCTCGTGCGAAGTGCAGCGCTCCCTGGAAAATACGGAGTCCCTTTCCGAAGCCGCGGACTACATCGTCTGGAGCATCTTCCTCTTCACGCTGGGGTTGCTGGCCTTTTTGCTTGTCCTGCTCCTGCTGCTGCGGCGCGACCTGCTGCGGCCGCTGGTGCGCATCGCGGGGAACCTCTCCCGCCTGCGTGACGGCATGCAGCCGGAGCCCATCCCCGCTGTCCGCATCACCGAATTGCAGGAGGTCGTGGACATCGTGCCCGACATCGGCGGCTACCTGGGCTCCCTCAGGGAACGCAGCTGCCGTCTGGAAGAGGAGAAGGACGCCTACGCCCGCATGAGCCTCATGGACAGCCTGACGGGCATCCCCAACCGGCGCGCCCTGGACATGCGGCTGGCGGATCTGGCGGAGCTGCGGCAGGCGGCCAGCCTCATCATGCTGGATGTGGACCTGTTCAAGATCTACAACGATACGCTGGGACATCAGGAAGGAGACGCCTGCCTGCACCGGGTGGCCCAGGCCATGCGCGACGGCCTGCGCGGCGGCGACTGCGAGATCTTCCGCTACGGCGGGGAGGAGTTCGCCGTGGTCCTGGACGAGGTGTCGCCGGAGCATGCCCTGCATGTGGCCGAGCGCCTGCGCCAGACCGTGGAGCAGCTGGGCATCCCCCATCCCGGCAGTCCCGCCGGGCATGTGACCCTCAGTCTGGGCGTGGCCGCCGTCGAGGTGCTGACGCCCGAGACCCTGCCCCGGCTCCTGGAGACCGCCGACAGCGCCCTGCTCAGCGCCAAGGAACACGGCCGCAACGGGGTCCACCTTGCCGGGGAGCTCGTGAAAAAGTCCGCTTGCCTTGCGGCGGGCGACAGGCTATAG
- a CDS encoding substrate-binding periplasmic protein, producing MQQFLISALCLCLCLAATSAAASGRDLRVGLSDEYPPLSYIDEDGQRRGFEYELADSLYRRLGRTCVWTFTTQADLVQGLRNGSFDLIFAQRLEPKQEGLLYSTPYYHSRAMCIGRPGGRGPEEAGTRIGVYQGSVLVQRARGFWPEADIVTGSVQELIRRLRQGSIDVLFINDLAGYAFLLTDEGLEFDRLDVPFDAETRATGSCVAVRAGRPELLDAVNRALKALLYSGERHNLSRSYFQYIIY from the coding sequence ATGCAACAATTTCTTATCTCGGCCCTGTGTTTATGCCTGTGCCTTGCCGCCACATCTGCCGCTGCGTCAGGCAGGGACCTGCGCGTCGGCCTCAGCGATGAGTATCCGCCGCTGTCGTATATCGACGAGGACGGGCAGCGGCGGGGATTCGAATACGAGCTGGCGGATTCCCTGTACCGACGTCTGGGGCGCACCTGCGTCTGGACGTTCACCACGCAGGCGGACCTGGTGCAGGGCCTCAGGAACGGCAGTTTTGACCTGATCTTCGCCCAGCGCCTGGAGCCGAAGCAGGAAGGGCTGCTCTACAGTACCCCGTACTACCACTCCCGGGCCATGTGCATCGGGCGTCCCGGCGGGCGCGGTCCGGAAGAGGCGGGGACCCGCATCGGTGTCTATCAGGGCTCCGTGCTGGTGCAGCGGGCCCGGGGCTTCTGGCCGGAGGCCGACATCGTCACCGGCAGTGTGCAGGAGCTCATCAGGCGCCTGCGGCAGGGCAGCATCGATGTGCTGTTCATCAATGATCTGGCCGGTTATGCCTTTTTGCTGACGGACGAAGGGCTGGAATTCGACCGCCTGGATGTCCCTTTCGATGCCGAAACCAGAGCCACGGGGAGCTGTGTGGCGGTCAGGGCCGGGCGCCCCGAACTGCTGGATGCCGTGAACAGGGCGCTGAAGGCCCTGCTTTACAGCGGGGAGCGCCACAACCTCAGCCGCAGTTATTTCCAGTATATCATCTACTGA
- a CDS encoding chemotaxis protein: MRHSPLFLLVICVLAALLAACGPKDIGTGTSEPDTVPAGVSGADSMRQPMTGNNSTQTMLYYFNRPDVMQSMQRSQFNMYMRHMGRDISPEDPAYRAVPRQRSPFRQ, translated from the coding sequence ATGAGACATTCGCCCCTTTTCCTGTTGGTCATCTGCGTCCTGGCGGCCCTGCTGGCCGCCTGCGGCCCCAAGGATATCGGCACCGGGACCTCGGAGCCCGACACCGTGCCGGCCGGCGTCAGCGGTGCGGACAGCATGCGCCAGCCCATGACCGGCAACAACAGCACCCAGACCATGCTGTATTATTTCAACCGGCCGGACGTCATGCAGTCCATGCAGCGCAGCCAGTTCAACATGTACATGCGCCACATGGGCCGGGACATCTCGCCCGAAGATCCCGCCTACCGGGCCGTCCCCCGGCAGCGCAGCCCCTTCCGTCAGTAG
- a CDS encoding metal-dependent hydrolase, whose product MDPVTHAASGALAMLAMPQRPATRWALPLAAFAAASPDLDILAASGPLQTLLLHRGITHALAAAPLMGLLLAILARPLWRYDTRNVWSFGGVWAFMMLMVLLHIWLDALTTYGTLVWLPFSGERLRLNAVYIIDLLMTLPLLWGIWHGLRQEKKRAQAQGAIPFPFQDTASLTVSDGKPGVRLALFWSILLYPALALGCQIWHTQQMQASLAAQGRDIRRLVVLPDAFAPLFWRALYLEKLPARPADAPAWQTQLDPLLPPADRQEELVVRIRGLDALGRPHGQEETRVAAPSGLMTALARQSVACRTFDQFLLLPVITPLPEGQRTTDMPGASQWLLHDERFGSQLELVQKIMAMRPNAGIPFQLMVQMEPGNMGPRLLQERLYFSDSRRDSGWQAPRRPSQPAFLPWLAGLR is encoded by the coding sequence ATGGATCCTGTCACCCATGCCGCCAGCGGCGCCCTTGCCATGCTGGCCATGCCGCAGCGCCCCGCCACCCGCTGGGCCCTGCCCCTGGCAGCCTTCGCGGCTGCCTCGCCCGATCTGGACATCCTGGCCGCCAGCGGCCCCCTGCAGACCCTGCTGCTGCACCGCGGCATCACCCACGCCCTGGCGGCGGCACCGCTCATGGGCCTGCTGCTGGCCATCCTGGCCCGGCCCCTCTGGCGCTACGATACCCGCAACGTCTGGTCGTTCGGCGGGGTCTGGGCCTTCATGATGCTCATGGTCCTGCTGCATATCTGGCTCGATGCCCTGACCACCTACGGCACGCTGGTCTGGCTGCCCTTCTCCGGGGAGCGCCTGCGCCTCAATGCCGTCTATATCATCGACCTGCTCATGACCCTGCCCCTGCTCTGGGGCATCTGGCACGGCCTGCGGCAGGAGAAGAAGCGTGCCCAGGCCCAGGGGGCCATCCCCTTCCCCTTCCAGGATACGGCCTCGCTCACCGTCTCGGACGGCAAGCCCGGCGTCCGGCTGGCCCTGTTCTGGAGCATCCTCCTCTACCCGGCCCTGGCCCTGGGATGCCAGATCTGGCACACGCAGCAGATGCAGGCCTCCCTGGCCGCCCAGGGACGTGACATCCGCCGGCTGGTGGTGCTGCCCGATGCCTTCGCCCCCCTGTTCTGGCGGGCGCTCTATCTGGAAAAGCTGCCCGCCCGCCCCGCTGACGCCCCGGCCTGGCAGACGCAGCTCGATCCCCTGCTGCCCCCGGCGGACAGGCAGGAAGAGCTGGTGGTCCGCATCCGGGGGCTGGATGCCCTGGGCCGTCCCCATGGTCAGGAAGAGACCCGCGTGGCCGCGCCCTCCGGCCTGATGACCGCCCTGGCCCGTCAGTCCGTGGCCTGCCGGACTTTCGACCAGTTCCTGCTGCTGCCCGTCATCACGCCGCTGCCCGAAGGCCAGCGCACCACGGACATGCCCGGCGCCAGCCAGTGGCTGCTGCATGACGAGCGCTTCGGCTCGCAGCTGGAACTGGTACAGAAGATCATGGCCATGCGCCCCAATGCCGGCATCCCCTTCCAGCTCATGGTGCAGATGGAGCCCGGCAACATGGGCCCGCGCCTGCTGCAGGAGCGCCTCTATTTCTCCGACAGCCGCCGCGATTCCGGCTGGCAGGCCCCCCGCCGTCCGTCCCAGCCCGCCTTCCTGCCCTGGCTGGCCGGCTTGCGTTAG
- the cbiB gene encoding adenosylcobinamide-phosphate synthase CbiB has protein sequence MSALAAFLLLPAALLLDRLLGEPPARVHPVCGMGALAAIMERVFRRGPNGPRMTLAGLAACLAVVLPVGLLAALPVRLAGEMLGGAAAWIVCVVVVSLCLAPRCLGEHARRVALPLEQDDLETARRAVSMLVGRDPQQLDAHGVARACVESVGENLTDGILSTLFWAAAGLLLAGLPGAAALAACHRAANVLDAMWGKLNETYRCFGTAAARLDDVLNWCPARLALPCIVLAAALLPGLDARACRRVGWRDRHAHESPNSAWSEAAFAGALGLRLGGPAWYGPLYRDHPWLGDGTPLATARHIRQAVRLMWGSLLVFATLASLLPAAVACI, from the coding sequence ATGAGCGCACTGGCCGCCTTCCTTCTCCTGCCCGCCGCCCTGCTGCTGGACCGACTGCTGGGGGAACCCCCGGCCCGTGTCCATCCCGTCTGCGGCATGGGGGCCCTGGCCGCCATCATGGAACGAGTCTTCCGCCGCGGTCCCAACGGGCCACGCATGACACTGGCCGGTCTGGCGGCCTGTCTGGCCGTGGTCCTGCCGGTGGGCCTGCTGGCGGCACTGCCTGTCCGGCTTGCCGGAGAGATGCTCGGCGGCGCGGCCGCCTGGATCGTCTGTGTAGTCGTGGTCTCCCTCTGTCTGGCGCCCCGCTGCCTGGGCGAACACGCCCGCCGTGTGGCCCTGCCGCTGGAGCAGGACGATCTGGAGACGGCCCGCCGGGCCGTGTCCATGCTGGTGGGGCGCGACCCGCAACAGCTGGATGCCCACGGCGTGGCCCGGGCCTGCGTGGAGAGCGTGGGCGAGAACCTGACCGACGGCATCCTTTCCACCCTGTTCTGGGCGGCGGCGGGCCTGCTGCTGGCCGGACTGCCCGGGGCCGCTGCCCTGGCCGCCTGCCATCGTGCCGCCAACGTGCTGGATGCCATGTGGGGCAAGCTCAACGAGACCTATCGCTGTTTCGGCACAGCCGCCGCCCGCCTGGACGACGTGCTCAACTGGTGCCCGGCGCGGCTGGCCCTGCCCTGCATCGTGCTGGCCGCGGCCCTGCTGCCCGGCCTCGATGCCCGAGCCTGCCGCCGGGTGGGCTGGCGCGACCGCCATGCCCACGAGAGCCCCAATTCCGCCTGGAGCGAAGCTGCCTTTGCCGGGGCCCTGGGCCTGCGGCTGGGCGGCCCGGCCTGGTACGGCCCCCTGTACCGCGATCATCCCTGGCTGGGCGACGGCACCCCGCTGGCCACGGCCCGGCATATCCGGCAGGCCGTGCGCCTTATGTGGGGCTCCCTGCTGGTCTTCGCGACGCTGGCTTCCCTGCTGCCGGCGGCAGTGGCCTGCATCTGA
- the cobS gene encoding adenosylcobinamide-GDP ribazoletransferase: protein MSIITSFRAGLAFFTRIPVGSAPLPPTLSGVVAWLPAVGLLVGALAALALLLAARLGLPAALCGIGAALVWTVITGGLHLDGVADCGDGLLVETSPERRLTIMKDSRLGSFGALALFFVLSTKVAALAALAGTTPLHALGACCLAGLLGRCQVFVGMRLPSARPGGLGSMMHDGMKPRYAYTALGLCLAACLVMGRHGLYGLLAAGLVAFRLLSAARKRIGGVTGDVFGALIETTECAVLAVCCLP from the coding sequence ATGTCCATCATCACCTCATTCCGCGCCGGTCTGGCCTTTTTTACCCGTATCCCCGTAGGCTCCGCCCCTCTGCCCCCCACGCTCTCCGGTGTGGTGGCCTGGCTGCCCGCCGTGGGCCTGCTGGTGGGCGCTCTGGCCGCTCTGGCCCTGCTGCTGGCGGCCCGGCTGGGCCTGCCCGCCGCGCTCTGCGGCATCGGGGCCGCTCTTGTCTGGACCGTCATCACCGGCGGGCTGCATCTGGACGGGGTCGCCGACTGCGGCGACGGCCTGCTGGTGGAGACCTCGCCCGAACGCCGTCTGACCATCATGAAGGATTCCCGCCTGGGCAGCTTCGGCGCCCTGGCCCTGTTCTTCGTCCTTTCCACCAAGGTCGCGGCGCTGGCGGCACTGGCCGGGACGACGCCCCTGCACGCGCTGGGGGCCTGCTGCCTGGCCGGTCTGCTGGGCCGCTGCCAGGTCTTCGTGGGCATGCGTCTGCCCTCGGCCCGGCCCGGCGGTCTGGGCTCCATGATGCACGACGGCATGAAGCCCCGCTACGCCTATACGGCCCTCGGGCTCTGCCTTGCGGCCTGTCTCGTGATGGGACGGCATGGCCTCTACGGCCTGCTGGCGGCCGGACTGGTGGCCTTCCGGCTGTTGTCCGCGGCCCGCAAGCGCATCGGCGGCGTCACGGGCGACGTTTTCGGGGCCCTCATCGAGACCACGGAATGCGCCGTGCTGGCGGTCTGCTGCCTGCCGTAA